A genomic stretch from Candidatus Eremiobacteraceae bacterium includes:
- a CDS encoding universal stress protein, whose translation MIFAKLLVPIDGSEPSRAAVRLAVSVAKDQRASIVFCHALETVALLHAAEQPAIDTGPAVAQASQRVAALLEAAMTVAKDAGVAATGMSAEDDAVPFIVAQARAEAVDLIVMGTHGRSGIAHAFLGSTAEGVLRSAAVPVLVVTHH comes from the coding sequence ATGATCTTCGCCAAACTATTGGTGCCTATCGACGGTTCGGAGCCGTCGCGCGCCGCCGTGCGCCTGGCCGTCTCCGTCGCGAAGGACCAGCGCGCCAGCATCGTCTTCTGCCATGCGCTCGAGACCGTCGCGCTCCTTCACGCCGCCGAGCAGCCGGCGATCGACACCGGCCCGGCGGTGGCGCAAGCGAGCCAACGCGTGGCGGCACTTCTCGAGGCCGCCATGACGGTCGCAAAGGACGCGGGCGTCGCGGCCACCGGCATGAGCGCAGAAGATGACGCCGTGCCATTCATCGTGGCGCAAGCCAGAGCCGAGGCAGTGGATCTGATCGTCATGGGCACGCACGGGCGCAGCGGCATCGCGCATGCGTTCCTTGGCAGCACCGCCGAGGGAGTGCTACGAAGCGCCGCCGTGCCCGTGCTTGTCGTGACGCATCACTGA